From a region of the Mercurialis annua linkage group LG1-X, ddMerAnnu1.2, whole genome shotgun sequence genome:
- the LOC126662677 gene encoding protein SUPPRESSOR OF K(+) TRANSPORT GROWTH DEFECT 1 has protein sequence MYSNFKEQAIEYVRQAVQEDNAGNYAKAFPLYMNALEYFKTHLKYEKNPKIREAITQKFTEYLRRAEEIRAVLDEGGPGPASNGDAAVATKPKTKPKDGDDGEDPEQAKLRAGLNSAIIREKPNVKWNDVAGLESAKQSLQEAVILPVKFPQFFTGKRQPWRAFLLYGPPGTGKSYLAKAVATEADSTFFSISSSDLVSKWMGESEKLVSNLFQMARESQPSIIFVDEIDSLCGTRGEGNESEASRRIKTELLVQMQGVGNNDQKVLILAATNTPYALDQAIRRRFDKRIYIPLPDLKARQHMFKVHLGDTPHNLTESDFESLARKSEGFSGSDISVSVKDVLFEPVRKTQDAMFFINTPNDMWVPCGPKQPGAVQISMQELAAQGLAAKILPPPITKSDFDKVLARQRPTVSKSDLDVHERFTKEFGEEG, from the exons atgtACAGCAATTTCAAAGAGCAGGCGATTGAGTACGTTCGTCAAGCAGTACAAGAAGACAACGCTGGTAATTATGCCAAAGCATTTCCATTATACATGAACGCTCTTGAATACTTCAAAACCCATTTAAAATACGAAAAAAACCCTAAGATTCGCGAAGCTATTACTCAAAAGTTCACCGAATATCTCCGTCGGGCGGAGGAGATCCGTGCCGTTCTCGACGAAGGCGGTCCCGGTCCAGCTTCCAATGGGGATGCTGCTGTTGCTACGAAGCCCAAAACTAAGCCGAAAGATGGGGATGACGGGGAAGATCCAGAGCAAGCCAAATTGCGAGCTGGGTTGAATTCTGCTATTATTAGAGAGAAGCCTAATGTTAAGTGGAACGATGTGGCGGGGCTTGAAAGTGCTAAACAGTCTTTGCAGGAAGCTGTTATTTTGCCTGTTAAGTTCCCTCAATTTTTTACAG GCAAGAGACAACCATGGCGGGCTTTTCTTTTGTATGGACCACCTGGAACAGGGAAATCTTACTTAGCCAAGGCAGTTGCAACTGAAGCAGACTCTACTTTTTTCAG TATCTCATCCTCAGACTTGGTTTCAAAGTGGATGGGCGAAAGTGAAAAGCTTGTATCAAATCTTTTCCAGATGGCGCGCGAAAGTCAGCCGTCAATTATTTTTGTTGATGAAATAGATTCCTTGTGTGGCACACGAGGAGAAGGCAATGAGAGTGAAGCTTCAAGACGTATAAAAACAGAACTTCTTGTACAGATGCAG GGTGTAGGGAACAATGACCAGAAAGTTCTAATTCTTGCAGCAACAAACACACCATATGCCCTAGATCAG GCAATCAGGAGACGTTTTGACAAGCGTATATACATTCCTCTACCAGATCTGAAGGCTCGGCAGCATATGTTCAAA GTGCATCTTGGAGATACTCCTCACAACTTGACTGAAAGTGATTTTGAAAGCTTAGCTCGCAAGTCAGAAGGCTTTTCGGGTTCGGATATATCTGTTTCT GTGAAGGATGTCCTCTTTGAGCCAGTTCGTAAGACTCAGGATGCCATGTTTTTTATCAACACTCCCAATGATATGTGGGTGCCATGTGGACCAAAGCAGCCCGGTGCTGTTCAAATTTCCATGCAGGAACTAGCAGCACAAGGGCTTGCTGCCAAG ATTCTTCCTCCACCAATCACAAAATCAGATTTTGATAAGGTCCTTGCAAGACAGAGACCAACAGTGAGCAAATCTGATCTGGATGTTCACGAGAGATTCACAAAGGAATTTGGGGAAGAAGGTTAA
- the LOC126666231 gene encoding uncharacterized protein LOC126666231 isoform X1, translating to MGKKEKKQRHQHQHREASYYYNTPQQEDDREPEADDFEEAAAEDDISNASSPSNAIPSKFLLYQQSVQSPKGDISYLHKFFLMYVGGRSPLHFQEDFCGTAFLSTEWLRSDPRRTAVGVDLDLEALNWCMENNINKVGADGYSRISLFHGNVLQPHEAELLRFDPQELINVKLGESKDSPESNALDSASASNKCLKENVQLPARDIVCAFNYSCCCLHRRADLVLYFKHVLDSLSKSGGIFAMDLYGGSSSEGKLRLQRRFPNFTYIWEQAEFNIIERKTRISLHFNLPKQQKKIRHAFSYTWRLWSLPEIRDCLEEAGFKSIHFWLREMPDSEENRNIEGFGAGRDIKYEEVETFEQVDSWNAYIVAVAN from the exons ATGGGAAAGAAGGAGAAGAAACAGAGGCATCAGCATCAACACAGAGAAGCTTCTTATTACTACAACACTCCTCAACAAGAAGATGATCGAGAACCAGAAGCTGATGATTTCGAAGAAGCAGCCGCAGAGGATGACATTAGTAATGCATCAAGCCCATCTAATGCCATTCCTTCAAAGTTTCTTCTTTACCAACAATCTGTACAG TCTCCCAAAGGAGATATAAGCTATCTGCACAAGTTCTTTTTAATGTATGTTGGTGGAAGGTCACCTCTTCATTTCCAGGAGGATTTCTGTGGGACTGCTTTTTTGAG TACGGAATGGTTACGTAGTGATCCAAGACGGACTGCTGTAGGAGTGGATTTGGACCTTGAGGCGCTAAATTGGTGTATGGAGAACAACATAAATAAAGTTGGAGCTGATGGATATTCCAGAATATCTCTCTTCCATGGAAATGTCTTGCAGCCTCATGAGGCCGAATTACTCAGGTTTGACCCCCAAGAATTGATAAACGTAAAACTGGGAGAGAGCAAAGACAGTCCCGAGAGTAATGCGCTTGATTCTGCTTCTGCCAGTAATAAGTGCTTGAAAGAAAACGTCCAGTTACCAGCTAGAGACATTGTGTGCGCCTTTAACTACAGCTGCTGTTGTCTCCATAGACGAGCAGATCTGGTTCTGTACTTCAAACATGTTCTTGATTCGTTGTCCAAAAGCGGTGGTATATTTGCAATGGATCTATATGGTGGATCATCATCAGAAGGCAAGCTAAGGCTACAGAGAAGATTTCCAAATTTTACG TATATTTGGGAACAAGCTGAATTTAACATAATTGAGCGCAAGACAAGGATAAGCCTCCACTTTAATCTTCCGAAACAGCAGAAAAAAATCCGCCATGCATTTTCGTATACCTGGAGGCT GTGGTCACTGCCAGAGATCAGAGACTGCTTAGAAGAAGCTGGGTTTAAATCCATTCACTTTTGGCTTCGGGAGATGCCGGACAGTGAAGAAAACAGGAACATCGAGGGATTCGGTGCTGGGCGAGACATAAAGTATGAGgaagttgaaacttttgaacAAGTTGATTCTTGGAATGCGTACATTGTGGCTGTTGCAAACTGA
- the LOC126666231 gene encoding uncharacterized protein LOC126666231 isoform X2, which translates to MGKKEKKQRHQHQHREASYYYNTPQQEDDREPEADDFEEAAAEDDISNASSPSNAIPSKFLLYQQSVQSPKGDISYLHKFFLMYVGGRSPLHFQEDFCGTAFLSTEWLRSDPRRTAVGVDLDLEALNWCMENNINKVGADGYSRISLFHGNVLQPHEAELLSNKCLKENVQLPARDIVCAFNYSCCCLHRRADLVLYFKHVLDSLSKSGGIFAMDLYGGSSSEGKLRLQRRFPNFTYIWEQAEFNIIERKTRISLHFNLPKQQKKIRHAFSYTWRLWSLPEIRDCLEEAGFKSIHFWLREMPDSEENRNIEGFGAGRDIKYEEVETFEQVDSWNAYIVAVAN; encoded by the exons ATGGGAAAGAAGGAGAAGAAACAGAGGCATCAGCATCAACACAGAGAAGCTTCTTATTACTACAACACTCCTCAACAAGAAGATGATCGAGAACCAGAAGCTGATGATTTCGAAGAAGCAGCCGCAGAGGATGACATTAGTAATGCATCAAGCCCATCTAATGCCATTCCTTCAAAGTTTCTTCTTTACCAACAATCTGTACAG TCTCCCAAAGGAGATATAAGCTATCTGCACAAGTTCTTTTTAATGTATGTTGGTGGAAGGTCACCTCTTCATTTCCAGGAGGATTTCTGTGGGACTGCTTTTTTGAG TACGGAATGGTTACGTAGTGATCCAAGACGGACTGCTGTAGGAGTGGATTTGGACCTTGAGGCGCTAAATTGGTGTATGGAGAACAACATAAATAAAGTTGGAGCTGATGGATATTCCAGAATATCTCTCTTCCATGGAAATGTCTTGCAGCCTCATGAGGCCGAATTACTCAG TAATAAGTGCTTGAAAGAAAACGTCCAGTTACCAGCTAGAGACATTGTGTGCGCCTTTAACTACAGCTGCTGTTGTCTCCATAGACGAGCAGATCTGGTTCTGTACTTCAAACATGTTCTTGATTCGTTGTCCAAAAGCGGTGGTATATTTGCAATGGATCTATATGGTGGATCATCATCAGAAGGCAAGCTAAGGCTACAGAGAAGATTTCCAAATTTTACG TATATTTGGGAACAAGCTGAATTTAACATAATTGAGCGCAAGACAAGGATAAGCCTCCACTTTAATCTTCCGAAACAGCAGAAAAAAATCCGCCATGCATTTTCGTATACCTGGAGGCT GTGGTCACTGCCAGAGATCAGAGACTGCTTAGAAGAAGCTGGGTTTAAATCCATTCACTTTTGGCTTCGGGAGATGCCGGACAGTGAAGAAAACAGGAACATCGAGGGATTCGGTGCTGGGCGAGACATAAAGTATGAGgaagttgaaacttttgaacAAGTTGATTCTTGGAATGCGTACATTGTGGCTGTTGCAAACTGA